The sequence below is a genomic window from bacterium.
CAATAACCTGGCCGCGTTCAATCGCTTCTTTGTCAATACCGCGCAGCAAACAACCAATATTGTCACCGGCTTCCGCTTCGTCCAACAGTTTCCTGAACATTTCCACTCCGGTCACAACACTCTTCTTTGTCTCCGTGAGCCCTACGATCTCCACATTGTCGCCGACTTTCACCTTGCCGCGCTCCACACGTCCGGTCGCCACGGTGCCGCGTCCGGTGATCGAGAATACATCTTCTACTGCCAGCAAAAACGGTTTATCTATCTCACGCACCGGGGTCGGGATGAAATCATCCACCGCATCCATCAACTTCTGGATTGGTTCCCATTCCGGGCCGTCTAAGGTTCCGGCCACACCTTTTTCCATGGCTTTCAATGCGCTGCCACGAATAATCGGGGTGTCGTCTCCGGGAAAATCATACTTGCTCAATAATTCACGCACTTCCATCTCTACCAGATCCAACAATTCAGGATCATCCACCTGATCGGTCTTGTTCATGAATACCACGATCGTCGGCACACCTACCTGACGCGCCAGCAGGATATGCTCACGTGTCTGCGGCATCGGACCGTCACTGGCTGAAACCAGCAATATCGCGCCATCCATCTGCGCCGCTCCGGTAATCATATTCTTGATATAATCCGCATGACCCGGGCAATCCACATGGGCATAATGACGTTTGTCCGTCTCGTACTCCACGTGCGCCGTATTGATCGTGATGCCGCGGGCTTTTTCTTCCGGGGCATTATCGATCTCATCATATTTCTTGACCGCAGCGCCGCCCTTGCTCGACAGGTACATGGTGATTGCTGCCGTCAAGGTCGTCTTCCCGTGATCAACGTGACCGATGGTTCCAATATTGATATGCGGTTTGTTACGTTCAAATTTTTGTTTTGCCATGTCTTCCTCCTGTT
It includes:
- the tuf gene encoding elongation factor Tu, which codes for MAKQKFERNKPHINIGTIGHVDHGKTTLTAAITMYLSSKGGAAVKKYDEIDNAPEEKARGITINTAHVEYETDKRHYAHVDCPGHADYIKNMITGAAQMDGAILLVSASDGPMPQTREHILLARQVGVPTIVVFMNKTDQVDDPELLDLVEMEVRELLSKYDFPGDDTPIIRGSALKAMEKGVAGTLDGPEWEPIQKLMDAVDDFIPTPVREIDKPFLLAVEDVFSITGRGTVATGRVERGKVKVGDNVEIVGLTETKKSVVTGVEMFRKLLDEAEAGDNIGCLLRGIDKEAIERGQVIAKPGSITPHKKFKGEVYILKKEEGGRHTPFFNNYRPQFYFRTTDVTGSVKLPEGVEMVMPGDRVTIEGELITPIAMEKELRFAIREGGHTVGAGVIAEIVE